The following proteins are encoded in a genomic region of Nocardioides sp. cx-173:
- a CDS encoding solute symporter family protein — MDDQVLTTILFLAVVALTVGITFWASRQTSGTNDFYAGGRSFSPVQNGLAIGGDYMSAASFLGISGAIALSGYDGFLYSIGFLVAWLVALLLVAEMLRNSGRYTMADQLAFRMRQRPVRMAAATSTVVVSIFYLLAQMVGAGALVALLLGVDDQAVKNIVIFGVGALMIFYVTVGGMKGTTWVQIVKAVLLMTGSALIVVLVLAKFDFNLSELLGTAASNSGAGQAFLEPGLKYGATATSKIDFISLGIALVLGTAGLPHILIRFYTVPTSRDARKSVLWAIGLIGTFYLFTLVLGFGAAALLDIPGLRESGELDASGNLAAPLLAEAVGGGAGSTGGAILLALIAAVAFATILAVVAGLTLTSSASVAHDIYNSVIKKGEASEEEEIKVTRYAAAGIGLVAILLAIPAQSLNIAFLVALAFAVAASANLPTIIYNMFWRRFNTRGALWSIYGGLISSIGLVIFSPVVSGKGLDPTGKNLSLLPTSIDISWFPLENPGIVSIPLGFLFGYLGTITSKEPTAEDRYTELEVRALTGAGSEKMIVH; from the coding sequence ATGGACGACCAGGTACTCACCACGATCCTCTTCCTCGCCGTGGTCGCGCTGACCGTCGGCATCACCTTCTGGGCCAGCCGGCAGACCTCCGGCACCAACGACTTCTACGCCGGCGGCCGCTCGTTCTCGCCGGTCCAGAACGGGTTGGCCATCGGCGGCGACTACATGTCGGCGGCCTCGTTCCTCGGCATCTCCGGCGCCATCGCGCTGAGCGGCTACGACGGGTTCCTCTACTCGATCGGCTTCCTCGTGGCCTGGCTCGTGGCCCTGCTGCTCGTGGCCGAGATGCTGCGCAACTCGGGGCGCTACACGATGGCCGACCAGCTGGCGTTCCGGATGCGCCAGCGCCCGGTGCGCATGGCGGCCGCGACCTCGACGGTCGTCGTCTCGATCTTCTACCTGCTGGCTCAGATGGTCGGCGCGGGCGCCCTGGTGGCGCTCCTGCTCGGCGTCGACGACCAGGCCGTCAAGAACATCGTGATCTTCGGCGTCGGCGCCCTGATGATCTTCTACGTCACCGTGGGCGGCATGAAGGGCACGACCTGGGTGCAGATCGTCAAGGCGGTCCTGCTGATGACGGGCTCCGCGCTCATCGTCGTGCTGGTGCTGGCGAAGTTCGACTTCAACCTCTCCGAGCTGCTCGGCACCGCCGCGTCCAACTCCGGCGCGGGCCAGGCGTTCCTGGAGCCGGGGCTGAAGTACGGCGCCACGGCGACCAGCAAGATCGACTTCATCAGCCTCGGCATCGCCCTCGTGCTCGGCACCGCGGGACTCCCGCACATCCTGATCCGCTTCTACACCGTCCCGACCTCGCGTGACGCGCGCAAGTCGGTACTGTGGGCGATCGGTCTGATCGGCACCTTCTACCTGTTCACGCTGGTCCTCGGCTTCGGCGCCGCGGCGCTGCTGGACATCCCCGGCCTGCGCGAGTCCGGCGAGCTCGACGCGTCCGGCAACCTGGCGGCACCCCTGCTGGCCGAGGCCGTAGGAGGCGGTGCCGGCTCGACCGGCGGCGCCATCCTGCTGGCGCTCATCGCGGCCGTGGCGTTCGCGACCATCCTCGCCGTCGTGGCCGGGCTGACGCTGACCTCGTCCGCCTCGGTGGCGCACGACATCTACAACAGCGTCATCAAGAAGGGCGAGGCCAGCGAGGAGGAGGAGATCAAGGTGACCCGCTACGCGGCCGCCGGCATCGGGCTCGTGGCCATCCTCCTGGCGATCCCGGCGCAGAGCCTCAACATCGCCTTCCTGGTGGCCCTCGCCTTCGCGGTCGCGGCCTCGGCGAACCTGCCCACGATCATCTACAACATGTTCTGGCGACGGTTCAACACCCGCGGGGCACTGTGGAGCATCTACGGCGGCCTCATCTCCTCGATCGGGCTGGTGATCTTCTCGCCGGTCGTGTCGGGCAAGGGGCTGGACCCGACGGGCAAGAACCTGTCGCTGCTGCCCACCAGCATCGACATCTCCTGGTTCCCGCTCGAGAACCCCGGCATCGTCTCGATCCCGCTCGGGTTCCTGTTCGGCTACCTCGGGACCATCACCTCGAAGGAGCCCACCGCCGAGGACCGCTACACCGAGCTCGAGGTCCGCGCGCTGACCGGCGCCGGCTCGGAGAAGATGATCGTGCACTGA
- a CDS encoding DUF485 domain-containing protein, whose protein sequence is MTSDVNPHSQPERHAPVYDELAAAPEFTELRRLYRGFVFPATLAFLSWYLLYILMSNYATGFMNQQVVGNINVALVFGLLQFVTTFLLAWLYSRYSESKLDPLARQLNERYEAGR, encoded by the coding sequence GTGACGTCAGACGTCAACCCGCACTCGCAACCCGAACGGCACGCGCCGGTCTACGACGAGCTCGCGGCCGCCCCGGAGTTCACCGAGCTCCGGCGCCTCTACCGGGGCTTCGTGTTCCCGGCGACGCTCGCGTTCCTGTCCTGGTACCTGCTCTACATCCTGATGTCGAACTACGCCACCGGCTTCATGAACCAGCAGGTCGTGGGCAACATCAACGTCGCCCTCGTCTTCGGTCTGCTCCAGTTCGTGACGACGTTCCTGCTCGCCTGGCTCTACAGCCGCTACTCCGAGTCGAAGCTCGACCCACTGGCCCGACAGCTCAACGAGCGCTACGAGGCAGGACGCTGA
- a CDS encoding sirohydrochlorin chelatase, producing MRLVTVAHGTRSAAGNEVARTLTARAGRALGVEAVCSYVELSEPLFEDVVASSPPSETTMVVPLLLSTGFHVRQDLPRMARGAVGPVLLGRPLGPHHLLAEVQHARLVAAGAAPGARVVMVAAGSADPLATGDLTRAAELLARRWGAPVEVATLSALGRRPAEVVRPGDAVSPYLLSPGFFADRARRESLDAGAVCVADVIGPDPLVADLVVQRARALGAV from the coding sequence GTGAGGCTTGTGACCGTCGCCCACGGCACTCGGTCCGCGGCCGGCAACGAGGTGGCACGGACGCTGACCGCCCGGGCCGGCCGGGCGCTGGGCGTCGAGGCGGTGTGCTCCTACGTCGAGCTGAGCGAGCCCCTCTTCGAGGACGTCGTGGCGTCCTCGCCGCCGTCTGAGACGACGATGGTCGTGCCCCTGCTGCTGTCCACCGGCTTCCACGTCCGCCAGGACCTGCCCCGCATGGCCCGCGGCGCCGTAGGGCCGGTCCTCCTCGGGCGACCGCTCGGCCCGCACCACCTGCTCGCCGAGGTGCAGCACGCGCGGCTGGTCGCGGCCGGCGCGGCGCCCGGGGCGCGCGTCGTGATGGTGGCCGCCGGCTCCGCCGACCCGCTTGCCACCGGTGACCTGACTCGGGCCGCGGAGCTGCTCGCGCGCCGGTGGGGTGCGCCGGTCGAGGTCGCCACCTTGTCGGCTCTCGGCCGCCGGCCGGCCGAGGTGGTCCGCCCCGGTGACGCCGTCTCGCCGTACCTGCTCTCCCCGGGGTTCTTCGCCGACCGCGCGCGTCGCGAGTCGCTGGACGCCGGGGCGGTGTGCGTCGCCGACGTGATCGGCCCCGACCCCCTCGTCGCCGACCTCGTCGTCCAGCGCGCGCGTGCGCTCGGGGCGGTGTAG
- a CDS encoding sodium/solute symporter, protein MSTESVTGLIAVVVVTLATVLIGTWGLRFSRTTSDFFVASRSVRPALNASAIGGEYLSAASFLGVAGLVLTFGADMLWYPIGWTAGYLLLLVLVAAPLRRSGAYTLPDFAEARLGSRGVRATCSVMVVAIGWLYLLPQFHGAGLTLRAAVGAPTWLGPATVGLVVLANVTSGGMRSITFVQAFQYWLKLTALLLPAAVLLIVWAGQGAPGSRMAPDAGWSVPLAGGGTDGLYLTYSLIVATFLGTMGLPHVVVRFYTNPDGRAARRTTLVVLALLGVFYLLPPVYGALGRVYATELAAAGRSDVLVLELPRLMVPGIGGELLAGLVTAGAFAAFLSTSSGLVIAVAGVLSQDLTPRLLRARRLSGVAAFRVGAVIAVAVPLVVALALPNVGVARAVGLAFAVAASTFCPLLLLGIWWRRLTDVGAVAGLFAGGVGSGSGVLWTLLDGSAEGWPWVLLEQPAAWSVPLAFAVMVSVSLATSSRVPVHTRRFMVRLHTPEALELDRG, encoded by the coding sequence ATGAGCACGGAGAGCGTGACCGGCCTGATCGCCGTGGTCGTGGTGACCCTCGCGACCGTGCTGATCGGCACGTGGGGGCTGCGGTTCTCACGGACCACGAGCGACTTCTTCGTCGCCTCGCGCTCGGTGCGGCCGGCGCTCAACGCCTCGGCCATCGGCGGCGAGTACCTCTCGGCCGCCTCCTTCCTCGGGGTCGCGGGGCTGGTGCTGACCTTCGGTGCGGACATGCTCTGGTACCCGATCGGCTGGACCGCCGGCTACCTGCTGCTCCTCGTCCTCGTCGCCGCGCCCCTGCGCCGCAGCGGCGCCTACACGCTGCCGGACTTCGCCGAGGCGCGACTGGGCTCGCGCGGTGTCCGCGCCACCTGCTCGGTGATGGTGGTGGCGATCGGGTGGCTGTACCTGCTGCCGCAGTTCCACGGCGCTGGCCTCACCCTGCGCGCCGCCGTCGGCGCCCCCACGTGGCTGGGACCGGCGACCGTGGGGCTGGTCGTCCTCGCCAACGTCACCTCCGGCGGGATGCGCAGCATCACCTTCGTCCAGGCGTTCCAGTACTGGCTCAAGCTCACCGCCCTGCTGCTGCCGGCGGCCGTGCTGCTGATCGTGTGGGCCGGCCAGGGCGCGCCCGGGAGCCGCATGGCCCCCGACGCCGGCTGGTCGGTCCCGCTCGCGGGCGGCGGCACCGACGGCCTGTACCTCACCTACTCGCTCATCGTCGCGACGTTCCTGGGCACCATGGGGCTGCCGCACGTGGTGGTGCGCTTCTACACCAACCCCGACGGCCGCGCCGCCCGCCGTACGACGCTGGTGGTGCTCGCGCTGCTGGGCGTCTTCTACCTGCTGCCGCCCGTCTACGGCGCGCTCGGCCGGGTCTACGCCACCGAGCTCGCCGCCGCCGGCCGCTCCGACGTGCTCGTGCTCGAGCTGCCGCGGCTGATGGTGCCGGGGATCGGCGGCGAGCTGCTTGCCGGCCTGGTGACGGCCGGCGCCTTCGCGGCGTTCCTCTCGACCTCGTCGGGGCTGGTGATCGCCGTGGCCGGCGTGCTCAGCCAGGACCTGACGCCACGGCTGCTGCGCGCCCGCCGGCTCTCCGGCGTCGCGGCGTTCCGCGTCGGCGCGGTCATCGCGGTGGCGGTGCCCCTGGTCGTCGCGCTCGCGCTGCCCAACGTCGGCGTCGCTCGGGCCGTCGGCCTGGCCTTCGCGGTCGCGGCCTCGACGTTCTGCCCGCTGCTCCTGCTCGGCATCTGGTGGCGCCGCCTCACTGACGTCGGCGCGGTCGCCGGCCTGTTCGCCGGTGGCGTCGGCTCGGGGTCCGGGGTGCTCTGGACCCTGCTCGACGGCTCCGCGGAGGGCTGGCCGTGGGTGCTGCTGGAGCAGCCCGCCGCCTGGAGCGTGCCCCTCGCCTTCGCGGTGATGGTGTCGGTCTCCCTCGCCACCTCCTCTCGCGTCCCCGTCCACACCCGGCGGTTCATGGTGCGTCTGCATACGCCTGAGGCGCTGGAGCTGGATCGGGGGTGA
- a CDS encoding LytR/AlgR family response regulator transcription factor, producing the protein MTAPRLRVLVIDDERPALDELAYLLSHDDRIGEVLTRDSAAEGLRTLHESDVDVVFLDIQMPGLTGLELAQVLSRFRTPPPIVFVTAHEAHAVDAFELRAVDYVLKPVRADRLAEAVRRVVAGSERTPALGPDSQIPVERGGVTRFLDRADVTHVEAQGDYARLHTPDGSHLIRTPLSTLEEEWRPAGFVRIHRSLLVALSHVREVRMDAGRCSVVVDGPPGTPGAVQLGVSRRHTRELRDLLLRRQS; encoded by the coding sequence ATGACGGCGCCGCGGCTGCGGGTGCTCGTCATCGACGACGAGCGGCCCGCCCTCGACGAGCTGGCCTACCTGCTCTCCCACGACGACCGCATCGGGGAGGTGCTCACCCGGGACTCCGCCGCGGAGGGGCTGCGCACGCTGCACGAGTCCGACGTCGACGTCGTCTTCCTCGACATCCAGATGCCCGGGCTGACCGGGCTCGAGCTCGCGCAGGTGCTGTCCCGCTTCCGCACCCCGCCGCCGATCGTCTTCGTCACCGCCCACGAGGCCCACGCGGTCGACGCCTTCGAGCTGCGCGCGGTCGACTACGTGCTCAAGCCGGTGCGCGCCGACCGCCTCGCCGAGGCCGTACGGCGGGTGGTCGCCGGCAGCGAGCGAACTCCCGCCCTCGGACCGGACTCCCAGATCCCGGTCGAGCGCGGCGGGGTGACCCGCTTCCTCGACCGGGCCGACGTGACCCACGTGGAGGCACAGGGCGACTACGCGCGGCTGCACACCCCCGACGGGTCGCACCTGATCCGCACCCCGCTCTCCACGCTCGAGGAGGAGTGGCGCCCGGCCGGCTTCGTGCGGATCCACCGCTCGCTGCTGGTCGCGCTGTCGCACGTGCGCGAGGTGCGCATGGACGCCGGGCGCTGCTCGGTGGTGGTCGACGGCCCGCCGGGCACCCCCGGCGCCGTCCAGCTGGGCGTGAGCCGCCGCCACACCCGCGAGCTGCGCGACCTGCTGCTGCGGCGCCAGTCGTGA
- a CDS encoding sensor histidine kinase has translation MLAWRRTHLGTEADRATFRTLHRASLAAPALREGLTTDSAERSIRHLRSLLGTPALALSDTASALAWDGTGQHHTEQAADLVAATLDRGATRVFDRSDLHCEQPGCPVRTAVVSPLVVEERIVGTLQAFAPYPTAGLARAADEVAQWVSGQLELAELDASRTRAMEAEVRALRAQISPHFIYNSLGAIASFVRTDPDRARDLLLEFADFTRYSFRSHGEYTTLAEELRSVERYLLLEQARFGERLRVTLSIAPEVLPVAVPFLCIQPLVENAVRHGLANVEGGGHVRIVALDRGQECVIEVEDDGLGEDPDKVRRALAGDAALDSVGLGNVDSRLRNTFGDDYGLVVETAPGAGTKVIVRVPKFAPGVRA, from the coding sequence ATGTTGGCGTGGCGGCGTACCCATCTCGGCACCGAGGCCGACCGCGCGACCTTCCGGACGCTGCACCGGGCGTCGCTGGCGGCCCCGGCGCTGCGCGAGGGGCTGACCACGGACTCGGCGGAGCGCTCGATCCGGCACCTGCGCTCGCTGCTGGGCACCCCGGCCCTGGCCCTGAGCGACACCGCGTCCGCGCTCGCGTGGGACGGGACCGGCCAGCACCACACCGAGCAGGCGGCCGACCTGGTGGCGGCGACGCTCGACCGGGGAGCGACCCGGGTCTTCGACCGCTCGGACCTGCACTGCGAGCAGCCCGGCTGCCCGGTGCGTACGGCGGTCGTCAGCCCGCTGGTCGTCGAGGAGCGCATCGTCGGCACCCTGCAGGCCTTCGCGCCCTACCCCACCGCCGGGCTCGCGCGCGCCGCCGACGAGGTCGCCCAGTGGGTCTCGGGCCAGCTGGAGCTCGCCGAGCTCGACGCGTCGCGGACCCGCGCCATGGAGGCCGAGGTGCGGGCGCTGCGCGCCCAGATCAGCCCGCACTTCATCTACAACTCGCTCGGCGCGATCGCCAGCTTCGTGCGCACCGACCCCGACCGGGCGCGCGACCTGCTGCTGGAGTTCGCCGACTTCACGCGCTACTCCTTCCGCAGCCACGGGGAGTACACGACCCTGGCCGAGGAGCTGCGCTCGGTCGAGCGCTACCTGCTGCTGGAGCAGGCCCGCTTCGGTGAGCGCCTGCGGGTCACGCTGAGCATCGCGCCCGAGGTGCTGCCGGTCGCCGTACCGTTCCTGTGCATCCAGCCCCTCGTCGAGAACGCCGTGCGCCACGGGCTCGCCAACGTCGAGGGCGGAGGGCACGTGCGGATCGTCGCGCTGGACCGCGGGCAGGAGTGCGTGATCGAGGTGGAGGACGACGGACTGGGCGAGGATCCCGACAAGGTGCGCAGGGCGCTCGCGGGCGACGCCGCCCTGGACTCGGTCGGGCTGGGCAACGTCGACAGCCGGCTGCGCAACACCTTCGGCGACGACTACGGCCTCGTCGTCGAGACCGCGCCCGGCGCCGGCACCAAGGTGATCGTGCGGGTGCCGAAGTTCGCGCCGGGGGTGCGGGCATGA
- a CDS encoding class I SAM-dependent methyltransferase, which yields MTDHLPPARSFGSVADVYDRGRPSYPRAAAAWAAGAEPLTVLELGAGTGKLTEQLVALGHDVHATEPDVAMLDVLKARLPDVRTSLTGAEDIPASDSAYDVVVAGQAFHWFDHERALPEIARVLKPGGALALVWNTRDERIPWVRKLGRALGPAGQEHDPTAVLAASKHFQQAEEETFKHWQNVDRESIQDLVRSRSYVITLDEEAREAKVADVLALYDDYGRGMDGMQLAYLTRCLRATVVHRPEPDPLTVERSSSGAHSPDREPADGPVPPPTDDDSGMLLIDFR from the coding sequence ATGACCGACCACCTGCCTCCCGCCCGCTCCTTCGGGAGCGTCGCCGACGTCTACGACCGCGGCCGCCCCTCCTACCCCCGTGCCGCCGCCGCCTGGGCGGCCGGCGCGGAGCCGCTCACCGTGCTCGAGCTGGGCGCCGGGACCGGCAAGCTCACCGAGCAGCTCGTCGCCCTCGGCCACGACGTCCACGCGACCGAGCCGGACGTCGCGATGCTCGACGTGCTCAAGGCCCGGCTCCCCGACGTGCGCACCTCCCTCACCGGCGCGGAGGACATCCCCGCCTCGGACTCGGCGTACGACGTGGTCGTGGCCGGGCAGGCGTTCCACTGGTTCGACCACGAGCGCGCCCTGCCGGAGATCGCCCGGGTGCTCAAGCCCGGGGGCGCCCTCGCCCTGGTCTGGAACACCCGCGACGAGCGCATCCCCTGGGTCCGCAAGCTCGGCCGGGCCCTCGGCCCGGCGGGGCAGGAGCACGACCCGACGGCCGTCCTGGCGGCGTCCAAGCACTTCCAGCAGGCCGAGGAGGAGACGTTCAAGCACTGGCAGAACGTCGACCGGGAGTCGATCCAGGACCTCGTCCGCTCGCGCTCCTACGTGATCACGCTCGACGAGGAGGCCCGCGAGGCCAAGGTCGCCGACGTGCTCGCGCTCTACGACGACTACGGCCGCGGCATGGACGGGATGCAGCTGGCCTATCTCACCCGCTGCCTGCGCGCCACCGTGGTGCACCGACCCGAGCCTGATCCGCTCACCGTGGAGCGCTCGAGCTCCGGCGCGCACTCCCCCGACCGCGAGCCCGCCGACGGCCCGGTCCCGCCGCCCACCGACGACGACAGCGGGATGCTCCTCATCGACTTCCGCTGA
- a CDS encoding oxidoreductase — MAPDPLAWLMSLEGVPSAYAAVRDGIDVMLRDRGLRRTSPETTAESLLRGAHASAVLEGSSSTLAEVREGAGDEIARAVVRMSTELLGLSPLLDRTPAQAFARLHSLVSAGSLPDEERGRPRDAESAARLRDIGSLLTRPTEAPALLVAALVHGELVTAAPFASHNGVVARAAERLVLVARGVDEKSLVVPEAGHLALRAAYESNLVGYAEGGAAGMHAWVLYAAEAYAAGAEASPLRRAAD, encoded by the coding sequence GTGGCTCCCGATCCCCTTGCGTGGCTGATGTCGCTGGAAGGCGTCCCCTCCGCGTACGCCGCCGTGCGCGACGGCATCGACGTGATGCTGCGCGACCGCGGCCTGCGGCGCACCTCGCCCGAGACGACCGCCGAGTCGCTGCTGCGCGGCGCCCACGCCAGCGCGGTGCTCGAGGGGTCCTCCTCCACGCTCGCCGAGGTGCGCGAGGGGGCCGGTGACGAGATCGCGCGCGCCGTCGTGCGGATGTCGACCGAGCTGCTGGGCCTGTCGCCGCTGCTGGACCGCACACCGGCCCAGGCGTTCGCCCGGCTGCACTCCCTGGTCTCGGCGGGCTCGCTGCCCGACGAGGAGCGCGGCCGGCCCCGCGACGCCGAGTCGGCCGCCCGGCTGCGCGACATCGGCTCGCTGCTCACCCGGCCGACCGAGGCGCCGGCCCTCCTGGTGGCCGCGCTGGTCCACGGCGAGCTCGTCACCGCGGCCCCCTTCGCCTCCCACAACGGCGTCGTCGCCCGCGCTGCCGAGCGACTCGTGCTGGTCGCGCGCGGCGTCGACGAGAAGTCGCTGGTCGTCCCCGAGGCCGGGCACCTGGCGCTGCGAGCGGCGTACGAGTCCAACCTGGTGGGGTACGCCGAGGGCGGCGCGGCCGGCATGCACGCGTGGGTGCTCTACGCCGCCGAGGCCTACGCCGCCGGCGCCGAGGCGAGCCCGCTGCGGCGGGCGGCCGACTGA
- a CDS encoding HAD family hydrolase, translating into MAHTAAFFDLDKTIIAKSSTFAFSKPFQAGGLISRRAVLRSTYAQFVYMVGGADHDQMEKMRQFMSQLCAGWDVATVREIVAETLHHIVDPLVYDEAVSLIEEHRAAGRDIVIVSASGSELVEPIGEMLGADRVIASQLEIVDGRYSGEIDYYAYAEEKAVAIRRLADEVGYDLAECYGYSDSVTDVPMLEAVGFPYAVNPDRELRRVAEANGWPVLVFTRPVALRSRLRLPPAKPTLAVLALGGAVTAGGLWWATARRRRLGA; encoded by the coding sequence ATGGCGCACACCGCGGCCTTCTTCGACCTCGACAAGACGATCATCGCCAAGTCGAGCACCTTCGCCTTCTCCAAGCCGTTCCAGGCCGGAGGGCTGATCTCGCGACGCGCCGTGCTCCGCTCGACCTACGCACAGTTCGTCTACATGGTCGGCGGCGCCGATCACGACCAGATGGAGAAGATGCGGCAGTTCATGTCGCAGCTGTGCGCCGGATGGGACGTCGCGACGGTGCGCGAGATCGTCGCCGAGACGCTGCACCACATCGTCGACCCGCTCGTCTACGACGAGGCCGTGTCGCTGATCGAGGAGCACCGGGCGGCCGGGCGCGACATCGTCATCGTGTCGGCCTCCGGCAGCGAGCTGGTGGAGCCGATCGGCGAGATGCTCGGCGCGGACCGGGTGATCGCCTCGCAGCTCGAGATCGTCGACGGCCGCTACAGCGGCGAGATCGACTACTACGCCTACGCCGAGGAGAAGGCCGTCGCGATCCGCCGCCTCGCCGACGAGGTGGGCTACGACCTGGCCGAGTGCTACGGCTACAGCGACTCGGTGACCGACGTCCCCATGCTCGAGGCGGTCGGCTTCCCCTACGCCGTCAACCCCGACCGCGAGCTGCGCCGGGTCGCGGAGGCCAACGGGTGGCCGGTGCTGGTGTTCACCCGTCCCGTGGCGCTGCGGAGCCGGCTGCGCCTGCCTCCCGCGAAGCCGACGCTGGCGGTCCTCGCGCTCGGCGGCGCGGTCACCGCCGGTGGTCTGTGGTGGGCGACGGCACGCCGGCGCCGCCTCGGGGCCTGA
- the ssd gene encoding septum site-determining protein Ssd: protein MTPPLFVTSDETLLDELLRLAAAAGTTPEVAEAGTALRSWTAAPLVLVGADAAEETARLGPHRRAGVHVVSWGPVPHELFRTALALGAESVTELPRSDTWLTETLTDLGDDAPARSLVVGVVGGSGGAGATTFACALGQVAARTGHAVVVDCDPLGPGVDRVLGLESHDGFRWDALCQTTGRLSGRALREALPRRGRLGVVSWYSGAAGSLQAFAVREALSAARRGHDVVVVDLPRSTSPLVEEVVARCDLVVVVVQPTVAGVASTVRLVPRLGTGPQLRLVVRGPGLDPRAVARATGVPVLAEMSDQRGLAEAIDLGLGPVRSPRGRLGRAATDVLAQVSVMGRAA, encoded by the coding sequence ATGACCCCACCGCTGTTCGTGACCAGTGACGAGACCCTGCTCGACGAGCTGCTGCGCCTGGCCGCGGCAGCCGGGACGACCCCCGAGGTGGCCGAGGCCGGCACCGCCCTGCGCTCCTGGACGGCCGCCCCGCTGGTCCTGGTGGGCGCGGACGCGGCCGAGGAGACGGCGCGGCTCGGTCCCCACCGCCGCGCCGGAGTGCACGTGGTGTCCTGGGGGCCGGTGCCGCACGAGCTCTTCCGCACGGCGCTGGCGCTCGGTGCCGAGAGCGTCACCGAGCTCCCGCGCTCCGACACCTGGCTCACCGAGACCCTCACCGACCTCGGGGACGACGCACCGGCGCGCAGCCTGGTCGTGGGTGTCGTCGGTGGCTCCGGCGGAGCCGGTGCCACCACGTTCGCGTGCGCCCTGGGACAGGTGGCCGCCCGCACCGGCCATGCGGTGGTGGTCGACTGCGATCCGCTCGGCCCCGGGGTCGACCGGGTGCTCGGGCTGGAGTCGCATGACGGCTTCCGCTGGGACGCGCTGTGCCAGACCACCGGGCGACTCAGCGGTCGAGCCCTGCGCGAGGCGCTGCCCCGGCGGGGACGGCTGGGCGTGGTGTCGTGGTACTCCGGCGCGGCCGGGTCCCTGCAGGCGTTCGCGGTGCGGGAGGCGCTGTCGGCCGCGCGGCGCGGCCACGACGTGGTCGTCGTCGACCTGCCGAGGTCCACCTCGCCGCTGGTGGAGGAGGTGGTGGCGCGCTGCGACCTGGTGGTCGTGGTGGTGCAGCCGACCGTCGCGGGGGTCGCCTCGACCGTCCGCCTGGTCCCCCGGCTCGGCACCGGCCCGCAGCTGCGCCTGGTCGTGCGTGGGCCGGGGCTCGACCCCCGTGCCGTGGCTCGGGCGACCGGGGTCCCCGTGCTCGCCGAGATGTCCGACCAGCGCGGGCTGGCCGAGGCGATCGACCTCGGGCTGGGACCGGTGCGCTCGCCGCGCGGGCGGCTCGGCCGGGCCGCCACCGACGTGCTCGCGCAGGTCTCGGTGATGGGCCGGGCCGCATGA
- a CDS encoding TadA family conjugal transfer-associated ATPase has product MSVDPAALDLVRDRLARDPGELSPHRVADALRAAGRPVGDATVLAVYETLRRDVVGAGPLEPLLRLPGVTDVLVNGAGRVLLDRGRGLETTDVRFPDEESVRRLAQRLAGAGGRRLDDATPFVDLRLGDGTRFHAVLAPVARPGTVISLRVPRRQVFSVEDLMASGLLTDRSAGLVRAVVAARLAFLVSGGTGTGKTTLLAAMLSTVAPSERLVLVEDSSELRPDHPHVVGLEARPANVEGAGRIDLRTLVRQALRMRPDRLVVGEVRGAEVVDLLAAMNTGHEGGCGTIHANSAGDVPSRVEALALAAGLGRAATHSQLASAVDVVLHLVRGRDGRRRLAQVAVLRRHADGLVATETAVEVDADGAARPGPAGARLAALLDARAA; this is encoded by the coding sequence ATGAGCGTGGACCCGGCCGCGCTCGACCTCGTCCGCGACCGGCTCGCCCGCGATCCCGGCGAGCTCTCCCCGCACCGGGTGGCCGACGCGCTGCGCGCCGCGGGGCGCCCGGTCGGCGACGCCACCGTGCTGGCCGTCTACGAGACCCTGCGCCGCGACGTGGTCGGCGCCGGCCCGCTCGAGCCGCTGCTGCGCCTCCCGGGCGTGACCGACGTCCTCGTCAACGGGGCCGGACGGGTCCTCCTCGACCGCGGCCGCGGCCTGGAGACGACCGACGTGCGGTTCCCGGACGAGGAGTCCGTACGCCGCCTGGCGCAGCGCCTCGCCGGCGCCGGCGGGCGACGCCTGGACGACGCCACGCCCTTCGTGGACCTGCGCCTGGGCGACGGCACCCGCTTCCACGCCGTGCTGGCGCCGGTGGCGCGCCCGGGCACCGTGATCTCGCTGCGGGTGCCGCGCCGACAGGTGTTCAGCGTCGAGGACCTGATGGCGTCGGGGCTCCTCACCGACCGGTCGGCGGGGCTGGTGCGGGCGGTGGTGGCGGCGCGGCTGGCCTTCCTCGTGAGCGGCGGCACGGGCACCGGCAAGACCACCCTGCTGGCGGCCATGCTGTCGACGGTCGCGCCGTCGGAGCGGCTGGTCCTCGTGGAGGACTCCTCCGAGCTGCGGCCCGACCACCCCCACGTCGTGGGGCTGGAGGCGCGCCCGGCCAACGTGGAGGGCGCGGGGCGGATCGACCTCAGGACGCTCGTGCGCCAGGCCTTGCGGATGCGGCCGGACCGCCTGGTGGTCGGGGAGGTTCGCGGCGCGGAGGTGGTCGACCTGCTCGCCGCGATGAACACCGGCCATGAGGGCGGCTGCGGGACGATCCACGCCAACTCCGCCGGTGACGTCCCCTCACGCGTCGAGGCGCTCGCGCTCGCGGCCGGGCTGGGCCGGGCGGCCACCCACAGCCAGCTCGCGTCCGCCGTCGACGTGGTCCTCCACCTCGTGCGCGGGCGCGACGGCCGCCGTCGCCTCGCCCAGGTGGCCGTCCTGAGGCGCCACGCCGACGGGCTGGTCGCGACGGAGACGGCCGTGGAGGTGGACGCCGACGGCGCCGCGCGCCCCGGGCCGGCCGGCGCGAGGCTGGCTGCCCTCCTCGACGCCCGGGCGGCATGA